In Desulfovibrio sp. 86, the following proteins share a genomic window:
- the gdhA gene encoding NADP-specific glutamate dehydrogenase: MSYVQRVISNLQDRYAYEPVFLQAVQEVLHSLQPVLDKNPHYERNKILERIVEPERTISFRVQWVDDNGQVQVNKGFRVQYNSAIGPYKGGLRFHPSVNQGILKFLGFEQVFKNSLTGLAIGGGKGGADFDPKGKSEMEIMRFCQAFMSELFRHIGATIDVPAGDMGVGGREIGYLYGQYKRLTCSYEGVLTGKNLLFGGSLARTEATGYGAVYFAQSMLDARGKSLEDRTCVVSGAGNVAIYCCEKLYQVGAKPVTVSDSRGMIHDPEGIKVDVLKQVKEVERASLSRYAEIVPSAVYTPTSGYPEGRNAVWSVPCFAAFPCATQNELNLEDAKALLANGCQCVAEGANMPSTLDAMHAFLKAGICYGPAKAANAGGVATSQLEMAQNASMQSWSFEAVDNKLRQIMNNIYMSAAETAAEFGVPGNLVVGANIAGFCKVADAMVAQGV; the protein is encoded by the coding sequence ATGTCCTACGTGCAACGTGTTATAAGCAATCTTCAAGACAGATATGCCTATGAACCCGTATTCCTTCAAGCTGTACAAGAAGTGTTGCATAGTTTGCAGCCCGTATTGGACAAAAATCCTCATTATGAGCGCAATAAAATTCTGGAGCGCATTGTCGAACCTGAGCGCACCATTTCTTTTAGAGTGCAGTGGGTTGATGATAACGGTCAGGTACAGGTTAACAAAGGCTTTCGTGTTCAGTACAACTCTGCCATTGGCCCCTACAAAGGTGGCCTGCGTTTTCACCCCAGCGTGAACCAGGGAATTTTGAAATTTTTGGGTTTTGAGCAGGTTTTCAAAAATTCGCTCACAGGGCTCGCCATCGGCGGCGGCAAGGGCGGCGCGGATTTTGACCCCAAGGGCAAATCTGAAATGGAAATTATGCGCTTCTGCCAGGCTTTTATGAGTGAGTTGTTCCGGCATATCGGGGCTACCATTGACGTGCCCGCTGGCGACATGGGCGTGGGCGGCCGCGAAATAGGCTATCTTTACGGTCAGTACAAGCGCCTTACCTGCAGTTACGAAGGTGTGCTTACGGGCAAGAATCTGCTTTTTGGCGGATCATTGGCGCGTACTGAAGCCACGGGATACGGGGCGGTTTACTTTGCGCAGAGCATGCTCGACGCCAGAGGAAAAAGCCTTGAAGACAGAACATGCGTGGTTTCCGGCGCTGGCAATGTGGCCATCTATTGCTGCGAAAAGCTCTATCAGGTCGGCGCCAAGCCCGTCACCGTGTCTGATTCACGCGGGATGATTCATGATCCTGAAGGGATCAAGGTTGACGTGCTCAAGCAGGTCAAAGAAGTTGAGCGCGCGTCCTTGAGCCGCTATGCGGAGATCGTCCCTTCCGCCGTGTACACCCCGACAAGCGGCTACCCTGAAGGGCGCAATGCCGTGTGGTCCGTACCCTGCTTTGCGGCCTTTCCCTGCGCGACCCAGAACGAGCTGAACCTTGAAGACGCCAAGGCTCTGCTCGCCAATGGCTGCCAGTGTGTGGCTGAAGGCGCAAACATGCCCTCCACCCTGGACGCCATGCATGCATTCCTTAAGGCCGGCATTTGTTACGGCCCCGCCAAGGCGGCCAATGCGGGCGGTGTTGCCACCAGCCAGCTTGAAATGGCCCAGAATGCCAGCATGCAAAGCTGGTCCTTTGAGGCGGTGGACAACAAGCTCCGCCAAATCATGAATAATATCTACATGAGCGCCGCTGAAACGGCAGCGGAATTCGGCGTGCCCGGCAACCTTGTTGTTGGCGCGAACATCGCGGGCTTCTGCAAGGTGGCTGATGCTATGGTGGCACAGGGCGTCTAG
- the pdxR gene encoding MocR-like pyridoxine biosynthesis transcription factor PdxR, which translates to MWFTPDKKSRVPVSRQLYEKIKFFILSGMLRESERLPSSRALGKDLDIARSTVLEAYDQLIAEGYLETRQGSGTTVARGIVVMARTSVADAPARICADERHSGEGQHSAHISFRSGIPDLEAFPKKEWAKIYARVSESLPSTSFRYGEAEGVWELREAIAAYLFRMRGIKVSPRRVMITSGSTQGLSLVARLLRKKGDVVFVEDPAHTGMAAVVNRAGLRVQGVGVDAQGMDVSALQKFLAAPGADVAFVYTTPSHQYPLGAILPIQRRQALVRFAREMSCAVVEDDYDSEFRYEGAPTSALYELDPEMVIYLGSFSKILSPALRLGFALIPESMMDDWRREKRYMDVHTDALSQYALAAFISKGELERHIWKMKKIYARKRNHLLQCLAKTFGGAVTVRGQATGLHLVASFADIAFSDAVTETLYARGVKVYPVERYSLNGDGSHANEIILGYSHLTHEEISRGLEIIKKTLRP; encoded by the coding sequence ATGTGGTTCACGCCAGACAAAAAAAGCAGGGTGCCTGTCTCGCGGCAGTTGTATGAAAAAATTAAATTCTTTATTCTTTCTGGTATGTTGCGCGAAAGTGAAAGGCTGCCGTCCAGCAGGGCGCTTGGCAAAGATCTGGACATTGCTCGAAGCACCGTTCTGGAGGCCTATGACCAGTTGATTGCCGAAGGCTATCTGGAAACCCGCCAGGGATCGGGCACAACGGTTGCGCGGGGTATTGTCGTCATGGCGCGAACGTCTGTCGCTGATGCTCCAGCCCGGATTTGTGCTGACGAGCGTCATTCGGGCGAAGGGCAGCACAGCGCGCATATCAGTTTTCGCTCAGGCATCCCGGATCTGGAGGCTTTCCCCAAAAAGGAATGGGCGAAAATTTACGCACGCGTCTCCGAATCATTGCCTTCAACTTCTTTCCGCTATGGCGAGGCGGAAGGCGTATGGGAATTGCGTGAGGCCATCGCGGCGTATCTTTTCAGGATGCGGGGAATCAAGGTGTCACCGCGCCGTGTCATGATAACCTCGGGTTCAACCCAGGGGCTGAGCCTTGTTGCCCGCTTGCTGCGCAAAAAGGGTGACGTCGTCTTTGTGGAAGATCCCGCGCATACTGGGATGGCGGCGGTAGTGAACCGCGCTGGACTGCGCGTACAAGGTGTTGGCGTGGATGCACAGGGTATGGATGTGTCGGCCTTGCAGAAATTTCTTGCAGCGCCAGGGGCAGACGTGGCTTTTGTGTATACGACCCCATCTCATCAATACCCCCTGGGCGCGATTTTACCCATTCAGCGGCGTCAGGCCCTTGTGCGCTTTGCCCGCGAAATGTCCTGCGCCGTGGTTGAAGACGATTACGACAGCGAGTTTCGCTATGAGGGCGCGCCCACAAGTGCGCTTTATGAACTTGATCCTGAAATGGTGATCTATCTGGGATCTTTCAGTAAAATTCTTTCCCCGGCCTTACGCCTCGGATTTGCGCTCATTCCAGAGAGCATGATGGACGACTGGAGAAGAGAAAAAAGATATATGGATGTGCATACCGATGCCCTGTCGCAATATGCGCTTGCAGCATTCATCAGCAAGGGCGAGCTTGAGCGGCATATCTGGAAAATGAAGAAAATCTACGCCCGTAAAAGGAATCATTTGCTGCAATGCCTGGCAAAAACTTTTGGCGGGGCGGTGACAGTCAGAGGGCAGGCGACGGGCCTTCATCTTGTGGCCAGCTTTGCAGACATTGCGTTTTCAGATGCAGTGACGGAAACGCTTTATGCCAGGGGCGTGAAGGTGTATCCGGTGGAACGCTATTCCCTGAATGGTGACGGCAGCCATGCCAACGAGATAATTCTTGGCTATTCGCACCTGACGCATGAAGAAATTTCACGCGGCCTTGAAATCATCAAAAAAACACTGCGCCCCTAG
- a CDS encoding DMT family transporter produces the protein MNHICSPEKVVWQYSAKSGSVKYHFSSIYADLAESKKSHGSGQNSAIEKLQGNQQLCQVKMDRQMEAYCYLAMAMIIAGSAVVAGKIIVSDIPIFLGAELGIAFSLPFLLFPALRRRKAPWPSDRKTHMILFGQGLCGVVLYRVFMFWGLQHTSATTAGLIGSTAPVLIAFLAVLLLREKLPGSRLAGAACVSIGIIAMNIMPFLENAAEAGATLLGNCLVLAAILCESLFSVMSKL, from the coding sequence GTGAACCACATATGTTCTCCTGAAAAAGTGGTCTGGCAATATTCGGCAAAAAGTGGATCTGTTAAATACCATTTTTCATCAATATATGCAGATCTGGCAGAGAGCAAGAAGTCTCATGGCAGTGGCCAAAATTCAGCCATTGAAAAACTGCAAGGCAATCAACAACTATGTCAGGTGAAAATGGACAGACAGATGGAAGCGTACTGCTACCTTGCCATGGCAATGATCATTGCTGGCAGCGCGGTTGTGGCGGGCAAGATAATTGTTTCGGACATCCCAATTTTTCTTGGCGCAGAGCTGGGCATTGCCTTCAGCCTGCCATTTCTGCTTTTTCCCGCACTGCGTCGCCGTAAAGCACCGTGGCCCTCAGACCGTAAAACACACATGATTCTTTTTGGCCAGGGACTTTGCGGCGTTGTACTTTACCGTGTTTTCATGTTCTGGGGGTTACAGCACACCTCAGCAACGACGGCGGGTCTCATTGGCAGCACGGCCCCGGTGCTTATAGCTTTTCTGGCGGTACTGCTGTTGCGCGAAAAGCTGCCCGGTTCCCGGCTTGCGGGTGCGGCATGTGTTTCCATAGGCATCATTGCCATGAACATCATGCCATTTCTTGAAAATGCAGCGGAGGCCGGGGCCACCCTGCTTGGGAATTGTCTTGTGCTGGCGGCGATCCTGTGTGAATCCCTGTTTTCGGTTATGAGTAAATTGTAG
- a CDS encoding IS481 family transposase has protein sequence MESFNQNVIKHKTGLLNLAAELGNVSRACRIMGFSRDTFYRYQTARDAGGVEALFEVSRKKPNLKNRVEEATELAVLDFAIAFPAHGQVRASNELRKTGVFVSPSGVRSIWLRHDLASMKQRLNALEKKSAEEGIVLTEAQVQALERKKHDDEACGEIESHHPGYLGSQDTFYVGTIKGVGRIYQQTFVDTYSKWAAAKLYTTKTPITGADLLNDRVLPFFTSMEMGIIRMLTDRGTEYCGRLETHDYQLYLGINNIEHTKAKARHPQTNGICERFHKTILHEFYQVAFRRKLYNSLEELQADLDVWMEHYNIERTHQGKKCCGRTPLQTLLDGKQIWKEKVGQLN, from the coding sequence ATGGAAAGTTTCAATCAAAACGTCATCAAACACAAGACCGGACTTCTCAACCTTGCTGCCGAACTCGGCAATGTCTCCAGAGCCTGCCGCATCATGGGCTTTTCCAGAGATACCTTCTACCGGTATCAAACAGCACGAGACGCCGGAGGCGTTGAAGCGCTGTTTGAGGTCAGCCGCAAAAAGCCCAACCTGAAAAATCGCGTGGAAGAGGCCACGGAACTGGCGGTGTTGGATTTTGCGATAGCCTTCCCTGCTCATGGGCAAGTGCGGGCCAGCAACGAACTGCGCAAAACCGGCGTATTTGTGTCGCCGTCAGGGGTGCGTTCCATCTGGTTGCGCCATGACCTGGCCTCAATGAAGCAGCGCCTGAACGCCCTGGAGAAGAAGTCCGCTGAAGAGGGCATTGTGCTCACCGAAGCCCAGGTACAAGCTCTGGAGCGTAAAAAACACGACGATGAGGCTTGCGGCGAAATAGAAAGCCATCATCCCGGATATCTCGGCAGTCAGGACACATTTTACGTCGGCACCATCAAGGGCGTCGGCCGTATTTATCAGCAAACCTTTGTGGATACCTACTCTAAGTGGGCGGCTGCCAAGCTCTACACTACCAAAACACCCATCACCGGAGCCGACCTGCTCAATGACCGGGTTTTGCCATTCTTCACTTCAATGGAAATGGGCATTATCCGCATGCTGACGGACAGGGGCACAGAGTACTGCGGCAGACTGGAAACGCATGACTACCAGCTTTATCTGGGCATAAACAACATAGAACACACCAAGGCCAAGGCGCGGCATCCGCAGACAAACGGCATCTGCGAACGTTTCCACAAGACCATCCTGCACGAGTTTTACCAGGTTGCCTTCCGGCGGAAACTGTATAACTCTCTGGAGGAACTGCAGGCCGATCTGGATGTCTGGATGGAACATTACAACATCGAAAGGACACATCAAGGGAAAAAGTGTTGCGGCAGAACGCCATTGCAAACACTCCTTGACGGAAAACAGATCTGGAAGGAAAAGGTCGGACAACTCAACTAA
- a CDS encoding DMT family transporter, with translation MATTSSKSLCQPMSALLRTTLVSLYAFACLLPLALYDALGYDFALMNTSSIVCVAYYGFFVSFLSYVFWFKGVAEVPAGVAGSFTGLVPLSSIFFSWLVLHEHIEFIHWIGLLFVLTGILFSCASDALLGARISPIRTPPKTHV, from the coding sequence ATCGCGACTACTTCAAGTAAATCCCTGTGCCAGCCCATGTCCGCACTGCTCCGAACAACCTTGGTTTCACTGTACGCGTTTGCCTGCCTGCTGCCATTGGCGCTGTACGATGCGCTTGGTTATGATTTTGCGCTCATGAACACGTCGTCCATAGTATGTGTGGCATACTATGGTTTCTTTGTTTCTTTTCTTTCCTATGTGTTTTGGTTCAAGGGCGTAGCCGAAGTGCCTGCCGGAGTGGCTGGATCATTTACCGGACTTGTGCCCTTAAGCAGCATCTTTTTCTCCTGGCTTGTCTTGCACGAACACATAGAGTTTATTCATTGGATCGGCCTTCTTTTTGTTTTGACAGGAATATTATTTTCCTGTGCCTCTGACGCACTGCTGGGTGCAAGAATATCACCCATCAGGACTCCCCCCAAAACACATGTTTAA